Genomic DNA from Dehalogenimonas lykanthroporepellens BL-DC-9:
TGAACTTACGCTTCTGTTTGCAACGTATCCCCAGCTTTTTCCGGATGCGCTTGATACGGCAAATACCCACCCTCACGCCGTGCGCCGCCAAATCCCGCTGTAGTCGCTCCGGCCCATAGGTCTGGCGCGTCCGCTTATCCGCTGCCTTGATCTCCAACTCAAGCCGCGCTTCCTCCTGACCCCGCTTCGATAAAGGCCTATCCATCCAGGCATAAAAGCCGCTACCGGAGACACCAAGCATTCGCCGGAGAATAGGGACTGGATATTTGAGCCGCAGTTCTTTCATCGCCGCGTACCGGGCAGCGACTCCCTGGCAAAGTACGCGGCTGCTTTTTTTAATATTTCCCGCTCCATTTTGAGTTCGGCATTTTCCTTCTTTACCCGGGCCAGCTCCATCTCTACTTCTGTCAGCGGCCGGTATGACTTGCCCACTTCTTCAAGCTTGCCGGCTCTGTGTTTCCTGAGCCAGTTGTCCAAGGTGTTTGACGGCAGTGCCAGCCGCCTGGCAGCTTCCGCCACAGACAACTTATCCTCTGTCACCAGCTTCACCGCTTCCAGCCTGAACTCCCTCGTATACTTCCCGTGTGGAATCCTTTCCATCCTGACACCTCCGTCTGTCTTATTTTACCTGACTTTGGTGTCCGTTTTATCCATCCTACCCCACTATATATTTATTTGGGAGGTTTATTCATGTCCAAATTCCACAACACTCTATCCAGGCGGGATTTCATGAAAGCGCTGGGGGTGGCCGGCGCCGGACTCGGAGTTGGGATGGCAGTCAACCCGGCGTTCCACGATGTGGATGACTTGATGTCTGATGAAAAAGCCGGGCATAAGCTTCCATGGTATGTTAAACAAAAAGACCACCCAACAGCAGAAATAGATTGGAGCGCAATGGCTAGATACGACATGAGAAATCAGTATAATCCAGGCTTGGATCACGAAGGGGCTGATGGGTATCCGAATGTCGCGGCCAAATGGGCGTCTGAACAGCGTGCCAAAATGGTCGATTACGCCAGCTCCGGGAAAAAAGGAGCCGAATTAAAGGATTTGGGTATAGCATTGGGTTCCCAATGGGGATGGATTCATGAGGCTCGTCCGTACTTTAATTTCTTCCCCGATTCCAATTTCCCGGTAATATTACCTGGCGGATTTCAAACTCCGGAAGAAGTCGGTATTCCTAAGTATCAGGGTACTAAGGAGGAAAACGCACGGATGATTCGGGCGGCGTTCCATTATTTTGGAGCGGCGCATGTTTCATTTCAGGAATTGAACGATGACACCTTGAAACTGATATATGCTAATGATGATAGTGGCCGTCCATATGTCTTCGAGGATGTCGATCAGCCGTATGTGACCCCGGAAAAATATGTTATACCCAGGAAATGTAAGTATGTAATCAGTTATCTGGTGGTTCAAAATCTGTATTCCAACAAAGTAGGGCAAAGTTGGGACAGTTATATCGGTGGCGCGGCTGTCGCAAAGGCTTACTCCGAACTGAATTTCTTACAAGGCCGGGTAATGACATTCGTTAGGACGCTAGGTTACACAGGAGTAGGCAGTAATCCCGGGCATGTTAATGGCTTTGCGGTGCTGGGCGGCCAAGGGGAACTTGGGAGAGCGAATATAATGATTCACCCGGTTTACGGCATGGTAGGCCGTGTCCCTAATATGCTAATTACCGACCTGCCAGTTCCTACCGAAAAACCAATTGATTTCGGAGCTTTTGAATTCTGTAAAACCTGTATGAAATGTGCCGATACATGTCCCAGTGGGTCTATCAGCTTTGAAAATGAACCCAGTTGGGACGTTGCCGGGTCATGGAATGCAGGTGGTGTACGTACCTGGTATGCCAATTGGAAGACTTGTCTTCCCTATCGCAATATGCGTTATCCAGGTCTATGTGGAAATTGCCAGAGCATATGCGTATTCTCAAAATTAGATGCCGCCAGTGTCCATGAAGTAGTTAAAGGGGTTGTCGGTACTACCAATATCTTCAGTGGATTCTTCCGTAATATGGACGATGCCTTTGGGTACA
This window encodes:
- a CDS encoding transposase IS3/IS911 family protein (PFAM: transposase IS3/IS911 family protein~KEGG: bvi:Bcep1808_7228 transposase IS3/IS911 family protein), which encodes MERIPHGKYTREFRLEAVKLVTEDKLSVAEAARRLALPSNTLDNWLRKHRAGKLEEVGKSYRPLTEVEMELARVKKENAELKMEREILKKAAAYFARESLPGTRR
- a CDS encoding reductive dehalogenase (KEGG: deh:cbdb_A1542 putative reductive dehalogenase~TIGRFAM: reductive dehalogenase~PFAM: Twin-arginine translocation pathway, signal sequence, subgroup), with the protein product MSKFHNTLSRRDFMKALGVAGAGLGVGMAVNPAFHDVDDLMSDEKAGHKLPWYVKQKDHPTAEIDWSAMARYDMRNQYNPGLDHEGADGYPNVAAKWASEQRAKMVDYASSGKKGAELKDLGIALGSQWGWIHEARPYFNFFPDSNFPVILPGGFQTPEEVGIPKYQGTKEENARMIRAAFHYFGAAHVSFQELNDDTLKLIYANDDSGRPYVFEDVDQPYVTPEKYVIPRKCKYVISYLVVQNLYSNKVGQSWDSYIGGAAVAKAYSELNFLQGRVMTFVRTLGYTGVGSNPGHVNGFAVLGGQGELGRANIMIHPVYGMVGRVPNMLITDLPVPTEKPIDFGAFEFCKTCMKCADTCPSGSISFENEPSWDVAGSWNAGGVRTWYANWKTCLPYRNMRYPGLCGNCQSICVFSKLDAASVHEVVKGVVGTTNIFSGFFRNMDDAFGYNHYDTDDWWNREIPFKYDATNGRWW